In the candidate division WWE3 bacterium genome, one interval contains:
- a CDS encoding DUF1566 domain-containing protein — MRKFLIYSSLIILTLFVIFKVGGAVLAEQSGSSPDSGASTSKIKTISTAVAALSYGSISAGTWGDWGTMWNRIYSAAIVGFNDSLVAGLKNGSGTGTIVAYTKALGGVDDYNYNQTIPSDTYKRTWVTCNSGNTYCGTGRSVLNGLVSQDPNTNLVWSPQINASSTWFVANNCIPPGSSGNLGYPAGTCVNNGDVSCVCVKNTSPKTGCENYDDGLWRLPYQKELMQSYIDGSWGNLATASAYYWASATTSNATQYAWYTFQASGYTYTNSKTVTYSVRCVR; from the coding sequence ATGCGTAAGTTTCTAATATATTCCTCCCTCATTATCCTCACGCTTTTTGTGATCTTTAAAGTTGGTGGGGCAGTCCTCGCCGAACAAAGTGGCTCTTCTCCCGATTCCGGTGCCAGTACTTCTAAAATTAAAACTATTTCCACCGCCGTCGCCGCTCTTAGCTACGGCTCCATAAGTGCTGGCACTTGGGGCGACTGGGGTACTATGTGGAATCGGATTTACTCCGCGGCTATTGTGGGTTTTAATGACTCTTTAGTGGCTGGTTTAAAAAATGGTAGCGGCACTGGTACCATTGTGGCTTACACTAAGGCTCTCGGCGGGGTAGACGACTACAACTACAACCAAACCATTCCCAGCGATACATACAAAAGAACTTGGGTCACTTGTAATTCCGGTAATACCTATTGCGGCACCGGTCGCAGCGTTCTTAACGGTTTAGTGTCTCAGGATCCCAACACTAATTTGGTCTGGAGTCCTCAGATTAATGCCTCTAGTACCTGGTTTGTCGCTAATAACTGCATTCCCCCGGGGAGTAGTGGTAATTTGGGATATCCGGCGGGCACTTGTGTTAATAATGGTGATGTTTCCTGTGTCTGCGTTAAAAATACCAGCCCTAAAACCGGTTGCGAAAATTACGATGACGGCTTATGGCGTTTGCCGTACCAAAAAGAGTTAATGCAATCTTATATCGATGGTTCTTGGGGCAACCTGGCTACCGCCAGTGCGTATTACTGGGCGTCGGCTACGACCAGTAACGCTACCCAGTACGCCTGGTACACGTTCCAGGCCAGTGGGTACACGTACACCAACAGTAAGACGGTTACGTACTCTGTTCGTTGCGTTCGCTAG
- a CDS encoding RNA-directed DNA polymerase yields MTIFTVANILKAYYDCRETKRKTTNALKYELNLENNLVDLKESLQTRTYRPGRSICFVVTVPKPREIFAADFGDRVTHHILINEVQQIWEKQIFITDSYACRKNKGHHFGALRVAEFVKNYDYYGQFDISSFFSNINKSTLYEIFSKIIASKLRPEWWQKEVLWLARIIIFNNPTQNYYYKGDPALKKLVPTGKSLFDQEPEVGLPIGNLTSQFLANVYLNELDHFVTDELGCKAYGRYVDDFLIFSDSIEDIKVWRNEIASFLKDRLYLVLHPRKQQIQPTRHGVAFVGYFIKPWGITVRRNVVKMAKNKIYRFNKRNDVTKAVASLNSYFGHFGKARTGRLRKHLIEKHLSLKIKSKIVVVGNYHHLRIKKSAKLN; encoded by the coding sequence ATGACCATTTTTACCGTCGCGAATATCCTTAAAGCCTACTATGATTGCCGCGAAACTAAGCGTAAAACCACCAATGCCCTTAAGTATGAATTAAATTTAGAAAATAATTTAGTCGACCTTAAAGAATCTTTGCAGACTAGGACTTATCGACCGGGCCGCTCGATTTGTTTTGTGGTGACTGTGCCCAAGCCGCGCGAAATCTTTGCGGCCGACTTTGGCGACCGCGTTACTCACCACATTCTTATAAACGAAGTCCAGCAAATTTGGGAAAAACAAATTTTCATAACCGATTCTTACGCCTGTCGTAAAAATAAAGGCCATCATTTTGGCGCTTTACGGGTCGCGGAGTTTGTGAAGAACTATGACTATTACGGACAATTCGACATCAGCAGTTTCTTTTCCAACATTAACAAGTCTACTCTTTATGAAATCTTTTCAAAAATTATAGCCTCCAAATTAAGGCCGGAATGGTGGCAGAAAGAAGTTCTGTGGTTAGCAAGGATCATCATTTTTAATAACCCCACTCAAAATTATTATTACAAAGGCGATCCGGCTTTAAAAAAGCTGGTGCCGACCGGCAAATCGCTTTTTGATCAGGAACCGGAAGTTGGACTACCGATAGGTAATTTAACCAGCCAATTTTTAGCCAATGTTTACTTAAACGAACTGGATCATTTTGTAACAGATGAGTTGGGTTGCAAAGCGTATGGTCGCTACGTCGACGACTTCTTAATTTTTAGCGATTCTATAGAAGATATTAAAGTCTGGCGTAACGAGATAGCTTCATTTTTGAAAGATCGCCTGTATCTAGTATTACATCCCCGCAAACAACAAATTCAGCCCACGCGCCACGGTGTGGCGTTTGTGGGTTATTTTATTAAGCCCTGGGGAATTACGGTGCGACGCAACGTGGTTAAAATGGCTAAGAATAAAATTTACAGATTTAACAAGCGTAACGATGTAACAAAAGCTGTAGCCTCGTTAAATTCGTACTTTGGTCATTTTGGAAAAGCCCGTACTGGGCGGTTAAGGAAGCACCTAATCGAAAAGCATTTGAGTTTAAAAATTAAATCGAAAATTGTGGTTGTGGGAAATTACCATCACTTAAGAATTAAAAAATCTGCTAAACTAAATTAG
- a CDS encoding DUF3800 domain-containing protein, protein MVVFIDESGTHKQEGHTTTAVVYVQVINKEKFEADLTQIERDLRIAYFHWAEERWFMREKFLNKISGLDFVVKVAVFKNPAHPQAMIEAVFKQLITEPIVRTIVIDGKKPRWYEQKLKKVLRDRGIEVWRLKTVRSTGNVGIQLADSIAGLVRYCYDKPNEELAQSLLKKLQKKQRIAGIYLLQSALESVSK, encoded by the coding sequence GTGGTTGTTTTCATTGACGAATCAGGAACACATAAGCAGGAAGGCCACACTACAACCGCAGTTGTTTACGTTCAGGTTATTAATAAAGAAAAGTTTGAAGCGGATTTAACTCAGATCGAAAGGGATCTTCGAATTGCTTACTTCCACTGGGCTGAAGAAAGATGGTTTATGCGCGAGAAATTTCTCAATAAGATCTCCGGGTTAGATTTTGTTGTTAAAGTAGCAGTCTTTAAGAATCCCGCTCACCCACAAGCAATGATTGAAGCCGTTTTTAAACAATTAATTACCGAACCAATAGTCAGAACAATCGTCATTGATGGTAAAAAGCCCCGGTGGTACGAGCAAAAACTCAAAAAGGTTTTACGGGACAGAGGCATTGAAGTTTGGAGACTGAAAACCGTTCGCAGTACTGGCAATGTCGGTATCCAGCTGGCCGATTCCATAGCTGGTTTGGTGCGATATTGCTACGATAAACCGAACGAAGAGTTGGCCCAGAGTCTACTTAAAAAGCTTCAGAAGAAACAGCGAATTGCCGGGATTTATCTTCTCCAATCTGCTTTAGAGAGTGTCTCCAAATAA
- a CDS encoding F0F1 ATP synthase subunit delta, whose amino-acid sequence MSNTEITSLLQNTVTTTDLAATLSYLENLQADIFKIKTDGSPSPISSDEVASAITELKSRPVITLQIASLLSPRGLSQVATYLQQTITKPVVINQEIDCRLIGGAKILWQGRILDKSLYQRLKTS is encoded by the coding sequence ATGTCCAATACCGAAATTACGTCACTCCTCCAAAACACCGTCACCACTACCGATCTCGCGGCTACTTTGTCATATTTAGAAAACCTGCAGGCGGACATTTTTAAAATAAAAACCGACGGCTCTCCGTCACCAATTAGTTCTGACGAGGTAGCTTCCGCCATTACCGAACTTAAATCTCGTCCCGTTATTACTTTACAGATCGCATCACTGTTGTCACCTCGAGGTTTGTCACAGGTAGCTACTTACTTACAGCAGACGATTACAAAGCCGGTTGTCATTAATCAAGAAATTGATTGTCGACTGATCGGGGGCGCTAAAATATTGTGGCAAGGCCGCATTTTAGACAAAAGTCTCTATCAGCGGCTTAAAACATCATGA